Proteins encoded in a region of the Halodesulfovibrio marinisediminis DSM 17456 genome:
- a CDS encoding TrbI/VirB10 family protein, protein MLPTSAFCRRNSFQFPYLSKRSSGNSEWTLKHARTQGNPFELKTGAVIPGIMISGINSDLPGQLIGQVSQNVYDTVTGKYLLIPQGSRMIGVYDSRVVAGQSRVLVAWNRIIFQDGSSITLGSMTGADMAGYSGFSDHTDNHYFRTFGTAALMSLISGVGAYASDTFKSDTASNDKLSLQDELGSALSSELGKSSQRLLQQNLNVQPTLTIRPGYRFNMVVQKDIVFSSPYKPWR, encoded by the coding sequence ATGTTGCCGACCTCTGCTTTTTGCCGCAGAAACTCATTCCAATTTCCATATCTTTCAAAACGCTCCTCCGGAAACTCTGAATGGACGTTGAAACACGCACGAACTCAGGGCAATCCCTTTGAACTGAAAACTGGAGCGGTCATTCCTGGAATCATGATTTCAGGAATCAACTCAGACTTACCAGGGCAACTCATCGGGCAAGTATCACAGAACGTCTATGACACGGTTACAGGGAAATATCTCCTCATTCCTCAAGGGAGCCGGATGATCGGCGTCTATGACTCCAGAGTTGTTGCTGGTCAGTCCCGCGTCCTTGTTGCGTGGAACCGCATCATTTTTCAAGATGGATCTTCCATAACCCTCGGTTCGATGACTGGTGCTGACATGGCAGGCTACAGCGGTTTTTCCGACCACACAGACAACCACTACTTTCGAACCTTCGGTACTGCAGCGCTCATGAGTCTGATCTCAGGCGTTGGAGCCTATGCATCTGACACGTTCAAAAGCGACACAGCTTCAAACGATAAACTGTCTCTTCAGGACGAACTAGGCTCTGCCCTTTCAAGCGAACTGGGCAAATCCAGCCAACGGCTGTTGCAGCAGAACCTCAACGTGCAACCAACTCTCACCATCCGCCCTGGCTACCGCTTCAATATGGTTGTTCAAAAAGACATTGTCTTCAGCAGCCCTTACAAACCATGGAGATAA